The genomic window CGCTCCGCCGCCTCGCCCCGCTCACGCCTTCTGTCGCTCCCACCTCGGCTCCGCAGCTGTCACCGCCTCCGTAGGTTTATTGATAGCCGTGTGAGGAAGACTCTTTTAAAGAGGGGCTTAATAGCTTCTGGCAGGCCTGTCTTCTTGGCCattaccccccctccaccccaccttcCAGTCCCCAAGCCTATTAGCGTCCCTGTAGCCCAGCTgttaggaggggaggggggggcagggtgaacACAGGGAGCTGATAGTGTGCTTTGTGGGCTTGGGGATGTTgttataaccccccccccccccccccccccccccccacccatactGTTCAGCAGTGCAACTGTCTCCCCCAGCGTTTACAGTAAGTGATGGCATAACGGTGCGTGCGGGGCCTCGGGGCTGCAGCCATGTTCTCATTCAGTCACACAGGAAGCCCCCCGAGACGGCCCTCCCAAGCCTGCACCCCCATCTGTCAGAGACAAGCTGCGGGCTCCTCGCCTCACAGACACCACAGCCGTGCTATTAGAGTCAGGTGGAGGTGGGAGTGTGTTTGAGGATTCAGGTTGCTGTCTGGGagagtgggtgtgagtgtgtgtgagtgtgtgtgtgctgaccgtTCCCCCCGTCCTCCAGTTCTCCGTGTTCCTGGGCCTGATCTTCTTCCTGGAGCTGACGGCCGGCATCCTGGCCTTCGTCTTCAAGGACTGGATCAAGGACCAGCTCAACCTCTTCATCAACAACAACGTCAAGGCCTACCGGGACGACATCGACCTGCAGAACCTCATCGACTTCGCCCAGGAATACGTACGAACCCACCTCCATATACAGAACCTCTATTAAACATCCCTCTCTTATCTCTGCCTAAGTCGTGGTAGGATCTGGCTCCGTTCCTGGAGCACTGCTGATTGGCTCCTGGTCCAACCAAGCCAATCTCTCACCTGTCCCTCCTGTGTCTGCAGTGGTCCTGCTGTGGAGCTCACGGGCCCAACGACTGGAACCTGAACATCTACTTCAACTGTACTGAGCTCAACCCCAGCAGGGAACGCTGTGGAGTGCCCTTCTCCTGCTGCCTGAAGGATCCGGCTGTgagtgacccacacacacacacacacacatacacaccttcaGTCATAACCTGACAGACATGCGTCCACGTTAACCGCGGAGGCCTGGTCGTGATTGCTCTCCCTGTTCTGTTCCAGGAGGACGTCCTGAACACACAGTGTGGCTATGACGTCAGGCTTCAAGGGGTGGGTATCTGTTCCTTCCCCTGTTACCCGCCATGACGCTCTGTACcggaccacttcctgtctgttatCGGACCACTTCCTCTCTGTTACCCGACCACTTCCTCTTTGCTGTCCCTGTCTTCTCCTACATGgctcagggaggtggagagggtgaagggTTAACTAGCTTTCCCTGGCTCCTATTCCTCAACCCTGCTCCTCCGCTCCACTCCATGCCTCAATAACAGTTTGTTTCTCTGGCAGGGATAATTGGTCTCCCGTTATAGCCCTGAGAACAGCCTTACTACTCTCTTTAATTGGGGACTCCAGTTGGTTATGCCAGTTCTGTCCCTCTCGTTCTTgctttccttcctcctttctGTCTATTCTGTgtattttcctccctccctccctccctccctccctccctccctccctccctccctccctccctccctccctccctccctccctccctccctccctccctccctccctccctccctccctccctccctccctccctccctccctgtctctctctctatgtctctctctctctctctctctctctctgtctctctctgtctgtctctctctctgtctctctctcaatcttctgtgtatgtgggtgtggtgCTGACAGCTCCCAGCCCTGCAGTCAGCCTCCATTCAGCCAGTAGAATGCCATGTAAACACTCCCTTCTGTCATTGAACCAGTCTCCACAGCCTCCATGGGAACTCTATCTGGGAGTAGCAGTGAGTTCCTGAGGCAGATGTGTTTGTGGAGGGTTGGGTCTGGTGGGGTAGGGGGCAGGAAAGGAGacaaacagaggcagagaaTAGCACGACAAAGGTTAAAACAGCTCCAGGGGAAGTCGGAACAACACGCAGACTTCCTAGCCTTTCGATTGGCTGCCTGGGGAACTCGGCTGCCCTTTGATTGGCAGAGAGCGAGttctcattattattatttttttttcctgGGAAACAAAGGCTTCCTTGGTGGAGTGTCCTGGGGGCCAACAAAGACAGCATTGTTAGGAGgtccctttctcctccaccgATCTTAGTGTCAGTGACACTGGCTCTTCTAAAGGCCACCTTGCTGCCGGGGCACGGGGCATGTTCTCCTGCGGCGCTCTCTGGGGGCAtcgaggacggagagagagccTTCCTCCTCAAGTCACCCCCCCGTAAAGATGATTCGATTTGTTCTACAACGCTGTGAAGTGTAGGCTTTGAGTTCGGACTGTCTCTCCGATATGATGCCCTCGTCACTAGCGGTGAAACCAGCAAGCATTGTGTATACACCATGACAGGTGGGGTGTGGGTTTCCTGCTGTAGTGATCACACAGTCGCAGGTTTAGGGAAGGTGTTTGCTCTGACTCGACTGTAGTCCAAAGGGCACTCTCGACTGGGTTGATTTTCTCCCTGATGCTCTCAAATCTCTTTCTCACGCTTTTTCTATTTGTTATTATATCCTGAACAGGAGCTGGATCAGCAGAAGTATATCTACACAAAGGGCTGCGTGGGCCAGTTTGAAAAGTGGCTTCAGGATAACCTCATTGTGGTGGCTGGAATGTTTGTGGGCGTTGCACTTTTACAGGTAAATATCATCCTCCTTCCAGGGCAATGATCGTGGATGGATGTGGGTGTAATCGCTGCCACCTGCTGGTGGAAAAACTCACATCCACCCATTGTCACCGATACCACTTCCTGTAGAGGTTCACAGTGAGTGAGGTGTGAttaacatcacttcctgtctccctgcgtGCAGATCTTCGGGATCTGCCTGGCCCAGAACCTGGTGAGCGACGTCAAAGCCGTCAAGGCCAACTGGTGATGTGGTCAGGCTGAGGAGATGGAACCCCATGctgccaagcccccccccccatccatccctccctccctctaataGTTCATAGACTCCTAAGAGCACTTGTTTACTGTCTTGCCAGGCAagggtttacacaaacacacacagaaccacaggaGCCCTGTGGATGTCTTATTAAGCCAACTGGAGAATCAGACTCCATTTCTAGATCTTTCTTTGATTCCCGTCTTCAGTGAGGTGTGTTGTTGGACAGCTACCAGACCAGAAGAAAATGGATCAGGCCTCTCATCTGAGTTCATGAGTAGCATAGCAGCTTCATTCTTCTCTAAGGTACTTAACACGCCGTTCTGAAATGCCTTTAAGGTCTGGTTCTTAAGGTCTACCCCACTCCAGGATGTAGAGAGATGGGTTCTGGCTGCCTAGCTTGCTCACTGAGTCGTTTGATGTCGTATTGACCTTGTATGATGTATACACCACTAAGAAACAATCTGGTAGGCATGAAGCCACTTCTGCTAAACCCCCTTGCCAGAAAACAGGAGCCCGCTATTGTACATCTCTTCTACCAGACCAGGAGGGAACAGTCCTATTTAAGAATTTCAGATGTGTgttgatttccttttttttttgttttttgttgactTGGAAATGTTTTTAGCCGAGGGCCCCATTGTTGTCTCACGTCAGAGAGGTGTCGCACTATGATGACATCATGGTATCACCTGGGTGGGCGGGcgcggggtgggaggggaggggtccaGTCTGTGTCCTCTCCTGGCCTGAGAAGGTCAAGCGGTCATTTTCATGTCTCTCCCCAGGCCTCTGTACCAcatcagaaccacacacacacacacacagaaggaggaCCGCGTCTCCAGTTCCACTCTGTTCTCCATGCTAGGTTCCTGCTGGTTCCCATCGGGACTCAGCAGCACTAGCTGTGCTCTCTACTGTGCCAGGTTCTGGTCGTGGCTAGGGAACTATGTGGGAGAGCACATTGGGGAGGTCCACCTCTGGTTGTTCTCAGAACATCTCTACAGCACAGGGTGGGGCAGATATGGGGGCCTGAATACTTGACCTACTGATCCAACTCTCATGGTGCCCTGTGTCCTCCAGCACCATTTGAAAGCTCGGGGACAAGCCAGTTATCCGTAATCTactctttttttaaacttttatgTTTGCCTTGGTGTTTTACTTACTCGTGTCTGTACCTAACCTTTCTACTAAAGGTATCTCGTAGATAACTGCTCTTATTTTTTGTAATTAATAACACAGATAGATTATTCTCTTTATGATAGCAAGATATCTCAAATATAACATGAATGCTGCTTTGATGTTGACTTACATACTTTATATATAGTCCAGTAACCAGACTAATCTAACATGGTgatggtaaaaaaagaaaagaaaaacaatgccATATTATGATAATAGTTACTATGCATAAAGCTGAGGTATCATGTAGTACTTTCTACTCGTTTGTACTCTGTCAGTACAAAGTTGACACTTTGTGTTCCCTGTGTAAATGTCCTCTCTGGGAACCCTCTCCAGCTGGGTCATGTCTGCGTACCTCGCAGGCCAGTGAGGGCAGCTGCAGGCATGGCCACTGTAGAGCCAGGCTGGCTCATTGGTGACCCAGACCCAGAGTCCATGTATGACCACTAAACCCGTAGCTGTTCGTGTTCTGGAGCCGATGTGTAGCTGTTCAGGGATGAGTCGGAGAGAGCTGtgtcgccccccccaccccccccccacacacacacacaccccacacacacacagacacacacacacaccccacacatgcacacaccccacacatgcacacacacgcacacaccccacacacacgcatgcacacacacacaccccacacgaacgcactccccacacacgcatgcacacacacacacaccccacacgcacgcacacacacacacacagatcctggCGCTCGTCTAGTCTGATTGAGCTCTTCACACAGGAGTCCTCACCCAGCCTGATTTCTCTCCTCAGATCAGGTCGGTGCTAGAATGTGGACATACTTACTAGTGGTCACTGACAGCCATGTCTGTGCACTCCACTAACTACAGGAAGGACTGGGactagggctagggctgggtGTGACGTAGTGCAAGGCTTGCTCCCACACCGGGGCTGGGTGTGACCTCGTGCAAGGCTTGCTCCCACACCAGGGCTGGGTGTGACCTCGTGCAAGGCTTGCTCCCGCACCAGGGCTGGGTGTGACCTCGTGCAAGGCTTGCTCCCACGCCAGGGCTGGATGTGACCTCGTGCAAGGCTTGCTCCCGCACCGGGGCTGGGTGTGACCTCGTGCAAGGCTTGCTCCTACACCAGGGCTGGGTGTGACCTTGTGCAAGGCTTGCTCCTGCACCAGGGCTGGGTGTGACCTCGTGCAAGGCTTGCTCCCGCACCGGGGCTGGGTGTGACCTCGTGCAAGGCTTGCTCCTACACCAGGTTTCCCCCAGTTCTGAGGAAGCTGTGTTTACAGGCCTTCGCCCAGAGCTCATATCATTGATCCGACTGAAGTTCCTCTCAGAGAGAACCAGAGGCTTCGCTAGGATTTGTTTGTTGAGATCCAGACTTAGCCACACTACCAGACGAAACCACAGACGCCATATTAGTCTGTCTTTGGGGAGACAGATTGTCTGGGTGTGTCCAGGGCCCAGGTGTTGAGCTTCTGCTGCGGTCGAACAAAGTAGACATGGATATGGTCCCAGTGGGGCCTCCACTTTGCTTGATTACGATAAAGACCAAACCGTAGCCATGGTAACAAATCACAAAACGGGTTCCCACACCGCTTATGTGAAACACTACCTGTCAGGGCCTGTATGCTGTATGTCTGCAGGCGGGAGAGATATGGCTCGTTCATTAGAAGGCCATATTGTTGTAGCACCATTCGACATGATCTTATTGTTTCTCTTGAGGAAAGGTTGGGgagtgggggctgtgggggggggggttgtgggatAGCTGAATTATTTGTGTCCTTGATGGTGATATTGGCCTTGCAACATGATAGCCCTCGATGGGCTCTCCTCCCCTAGGACCTTCTATTCATTCCTGCGCAGGGGCGTCTTGCATATCATGAATGTATTTGTGTGATCAGGTCAGGACCTGTTTCTGCCCCCTCTCGGCCATGCTCTTCATCCTGGTGTCGTTCAACACACATCACCTGTTACACTTAAGGAATGTGAATCAATAAACGATGACTTTTTGTTACGTGATTACAATTCTTTCAGTTCGATATTTCTTTTCTTGGTGAAAGCAAATGGTA from Osmerus mordax isolate fOsmMor3 chromosome 12, fOsmMor3.pri, whole genome shotgun sequence includes these protein-coding regions:
- the tspan17 gene encoding tetraspanin-17 isoform X2; the protein is MSRKHHHFKGAEVSCCVKYFLFAFNILFWLLGASFLAIGLWAWAEKGVLSNLSSITDLGGFDPVWLFMVVGAVMFVLGFAGCIGALRENTFLLKFFSVFLGLIFFLELTAGILAFVFKDWIKDQLNLFINNNVKAYRDDIDLQNLIDFAQEYWSCCGAHGPNDWNLNIYFNCTELNPSRERCGVPFSCCLKDPAELDQQKYIYTKGCVGQFEKWLQDNLIVVAGMFVGVALLQIFGICLAQNLVSDVKAVKANW
- the tspan17 gene encoding tetraspanin-17 isoform X1, with protein sequence MSRKHHHFKGAEVSCCVKYFLFAFNILFWLLGASFLAIGLWAWAEKGVLSNLSSITDLGGFDPVWLFMVVGAVMFVLGFAGCIGALRENTFLLKFFSVFLGLIFFLELTAGILAFVFKDWIKDQLNLFINNNVKAYRDDIDLQNLIDFAQEYWSCCGAHGPNDWNLNIYFNCTELNPSRERCGVPFSCCLKDPAEDVLNTQCGYDVRLQGELDQQKYIYTKGCVGQFEKWLQDNLIVVAGMFVGVALLQIFGICLAQNLVSDVKAVKANW
- the tspan17 gene encoding tetraspanin-17 isoform X3 is translated as MVVGAVMFVLGFAGCIGALRENTFLLKFFSVFLGLIFFLELTAGILAFVFKDWIKDQLNLFINNNVKAYRDDIDLQNLIDFAQEYWSCCGAHGPNDWNLNIYFNCTELNPSRERCGVPFSCCLKDPAEDVLNTQCGYDVRLQGELDQQKYIYTKGCVGQFEKWLQDNLIVVAGMFVGVALLQIFGICLAQNLVSDVKAVKANW